ataaaaaaaaaaaggcaaaaaaaaaagacagcacTGAAATGTTGCAGCGAGAGCAGCTAATGAGAGGAAAAGAAcactaccgtatttactcgaataagcgccgcggtgCTTATTTAATTTCTCCAGCTACAAGttcggcgcttattcgagggcggcgcttatttaaacactgtaccagacaaatttactttttctatatttttattcaacagtACACATTCTaatatctgttaattttcctttggactgatactaaacttataaaaaatcttgaattaCGAGAAAAATTCACGCGGTGAAAAAAACCCGAGAGTTTCAAGATAATCAGAGCTTGGCATAGCAAGAATTCTGGAAAGAGAGCTTACTGCCCGAGCAAAAAAATACAGTCACTTTGAACTAAAAAACATCACATTTAAGGAGAATAAATTGCCGatgctttttaaaaatttttttgtagtgTTTTTCCTGGTTATAAACTTGCCGTTCAATTTTGCCCACCCCACCAAGGTAAAAGTCAAATTCCCTACCCCTGACCCTGGAAAGCCTTACTAGTCAAATTCCTCCCTCCCCGGGTATGTAAAATAGTCAAATGCCCGAGGTTTGCTCGGCGACAAGGGGTAAAGAGGTGGGAGGGGTCGATTTGATAGGTGcatttttaacaaattgacgtcagttctTCATGCGTCAGGCCTGttatcaacctcgttcccagggtctctcttctctgcctaCCTTAGTCGTTGGAACAGAGAccctggttgcggctggtcacgtgaccatcTGTCCATCCAAAACCGCAGGGTGGGTGGGTACTCAAGTACATTTGGTCGAGAGTAAATTTGTCACTGTGACAATAAAAAACCCTGTTGCCCCACCCTTCCAGCAGATTTTTCGACCACCCAGATTCTgggtggtcacgtgaccagccgcaaccagAATCTCTGTTCCAACGACTAAGGgaagcagagaagagagaccctgaaACGAGGTTGGCCTGTTATTTATCATGAAtgtcgtcataacattgtccaAATAGCTGTAgatccacgaggcgatagccgagaggatccgcagactactttgacaatattatgacgaaattcattgtcaataacaggacagacgcatgaaaagctgacgtccgtttgttttttacaataacagaaaggtagaggggacaaaattaagtcaaaacgcgagacaaaaacttcaaagtttattcaatctgacgcgaccaaattcttaattctcctcgctctcttgTTGACTAATagaaaaaacggacgctttctattggttaaaaagtggcAGAtcgaattttcaaattttcttctctCGCTCCTTGCGTCAATaacgcataaattataaacttcatgtgtctgtccgcttatattactgacaataaaaattagccaatgagcgcgcgaggATTCTGCAGTAATTGTACAATGTGCTACTGATGCAGGCAAAATAtcaaagaatgaaatattGCGGTCAGTGAAAGTTCAGCTTTATTAACAGACAACAAATCAACCATGCATGAAATTTGTTACAGACGCATTTATATTGACTCACTCTCCAAACATTTCACGAATACCATCCTCAGGTAAAAGGCATTTTGCACGACTGCTTAGGATCGTCAAATCGTCGACttataatttgcataagaTATTTACTTAACCAGAGAGCAAGAGGCACAGAATTTACTAACGCGACTAAAATGTGTCTCTTCCATCTTTTTCGCCAAACAGCCATAGCAGCCATGTTCTGATAACGAGTCACGATGGTCAGAGATACGCTGGAGAAAAACCATTCAATCACCAGTGCAATTGACGTCCTCAaagcaaattcaacaaaaagaTGCAAAGGGAAGTCGCCTTCTATGTAAACCCATTGATATAAGAACCAAACACTATTAACACACACAATAGCAGCTGCTTCATACAACATGCTGATAATGACGATATCAGCCATAAGTCTCTCACGGCGTGGAGTACGAAAATGTCCCCAAGGAGCTGATGATCGTTTCCAAATCACGTTGCAAATATGATCAATAAAGACTATTGCACTTCTTTCAATGACCTCTGCGCTGCCGTGAATGATTCCAATAGTAGCTATCGATTtgagactgtcaagatccgCTTGCAAAACCCGAAAATTTATGGCTAAACCAAAGTACGAAGGTACCAGTAAGACATAAGAATATCCCGGATGTGTAATATTCCATAACCTCTGAACACAAATCCGGGAGATCGCCTTAAAGACAACTCCGGTAAGAGGAGAAAAAAGCGCAATCATATACTTCCCTTTGTCGTTTACGTTGTTATACCAAGGATAAATAAAAGTCGTTATGAGAATACCAaggagaaaagagaaaaaactcGGCAATATCATtatcaaaaataaatgcaCCCGCCGTCCATTTGCGAGCGCTTGAAAGTGATTTACAATCAAATAAAGTTGCCAGATTGCACTGATTAGGAAAAAAGCGTTTAGTGGAAGTGTCTGTATTTTGGAGAGCTTGGAGTGAGATATCTGGAAGATTTGAAGGGCCAGACGATAAAGTGCAtctaaagaaaac
This portion of the Acropora palmata chromosome 13, jaAcrPala1.3, whole genome shotgun sequence genome encodes:
- the LOC141864438 gene encoding uncharacterized protein LOC141864438 produces the protein MSSPTLLEMFSHIVFSFTRAVTEHYNPDEPEFTPELFGYNALESTGREWNFFPVDEMIYQEYSDRQDASLDYLAASGFRVRINDACLPNENEGMQENKPLVEADTAMAWKRLRPSALATVCKSLYIGASISILAATTAGLLYSLIAYVSYQTLFNCEYRLGESIPVKIQWIRTISTVIAIIFLYMWFLMGVLFLFRPYQLSGVKRKCALVAFFLFSLDALYRLALQIFQISHSKLSKIQTLPLNAFFLISAIWQLYLIVNHFQALANGRRVHLFLIMILPSFFSFLLGILITTFIYPWYNNVNDKGKYMIALFSPLTGVVFKAISRICVQRLWNITHPGYSYVLLVPSYFGLAINFRVLQADLDSLKSIATIGIIHGSAEVIERSAIVFIDHICNVIWKRSSAPWGHFRTPRRERLMADIVIISMLYEAAAIVCVNSVWFLYQWVYIEGDFPLHLFVEFALRTSIALVIEWFFSSVSLTIVTRYQNMAAMAVWRKRWKRHILVALVNSVPLALWLSKYLMQIISRRFDDPKQSCKMPFT